A stretch of Cicer arietinum cultivar CDC Frontier isolate Library 1 chromosome 5, Cicar.CDCFrontier_v2.0, whole genome shotgun sequence DNA encodes these proteins:
- the LOC101508468 gene encoding serine/threonine-protein kinase AFC2-like isoform X1, with translation MEMDYASEFSMDRRPRKRPKLAWDLPQTHSKAHSGMYCGQEFANVTTSYGTLRVLPDHGGLSINGLAEKGSPQWRDDDKDGHYVFALGENLTSRYKILRKIGEGTFGQVLECWDREMRELVAIKVVRSVKKYREAAMLEVDVLQLLGKYDRNGSRCVQIRNWFDYRNHICIVFEMLGPSLYDFLRKNNYRPFPVDLVRELGRQLLECVAFVHDLRLIHTDLKPENILFISPEYVKVPDYKVMFRSPREGTSYKRLPKSSAIKVIDFGSTAYEHQDHNYIVSTRHYRAPEVILGLGWSFPCDIWSVGCILVELCSGEALFQTHENLEHLAMMERVLGPIPQHMLKRADRPAEKYVRRGRLNWPEGAVSRESIKAVLKLPRLPNLVMQHVDHSAGDLLDLLQGLLRFDPISRLKAHEALRHPFFTGEHYPRF, from the exons ATGGAAATGGATTACGCTTCAGAGTTTTCTATGGATCGACGTCctcgaaaaagacctaaattgGCTTGGGATCTTCCTCAAACCCACTCAAAG GCTCATTCGGGGATGTATTGTGGACAAGAGTTTGCTAATGTGACAACAAGCTATGGAACACTGAGGGTACTTCCGGACCATGGTGGTCTATCAATAAATGGATTGGCTGAAAAAGGTTCTCCCCAATGGCGAGATGATGACAAAGATGGACATTACGTGTTTGCGCTTGGAGAAAATTTAACTTCTCGGT ATAAGATCCTCAGGAAAATTGGTGAAG GGACATTTGGTCAGGTTTTGGAATGTTGGGATAGAGAAATGAGGGAGCTGGTTGCCATTAAAGTTGTGCGAAGTGTTAAAAAATATCGTGAAGCAGCAATGTTAGAAGTTGATGTACTTCAGTTGCTTGGGAAGTATGACAGGAATGGCAGTCG CTGTGTTCAAATTCGCAACTGGTTTGACTACCGGAACCATATTTGTATT GTATTTGAGATGCTTGGACCAAGCTTATATGATTTTCTCCGGAAGAACAATTATCGCCCATTTCCGGTTGATCTTGTACGTGAGCTAGGAAGACAATTGTTGGAATGTGTAGCAT TTGTGCATGATCTGCGCCTTATCCATACTGACTTGAAACCtgaaaatatactttttatttccCCGGAATATGTAAAAGTGCCTGATTACAAG GTCATGTTCCGGTCACCAAGAGAAGGAACCTCTTATAAGAGACTGCCAAAGTCAAGTGCTATTAAGGTTATTGATTTTGGTAGTACTGCCTATGAGCACCAAGATCACAACTATATTGTCTCTACAAGGCATTATAGGGCACCTGAGGTTATTCTTG GACTTGGTTGGAGTTTTCCTTGTGATATATGGAGTGTTGGCTGCATTTTGGTCGAGTTGTGCTCG GGAGAAGCCCTATTTCAGACGCATGAGAATTTAGAGCATCTAGCCATGATGGAGAGGGTTTTAGGCCCAATACCTCAGCACATGTTGAAAAGAGCAGA CCGCCCCGCCGAGAAGTATGTCAGAAGGGGTAGACTTAACTGGCCTGAAGGAGCAGTCTCTCGAGAAAGCATCAAGGCTGTCTTGAAACTACCCCGTCTTCCT AATCTCGTGATGCAGCATGTGGATCACTCGGCCGGAGATCTTCTTGATCTCTTGCAGGGTCTACTTCGGTTTGACCCCATCAGCAGGCTGAAGGCTCATGAAGCGCTCAGGCATCCCTTTTTTACTGGGGAACATTACCCAAGGTTTTAA
- the LOC101508468 gene encoding serine/threonine-protein kinase AFC1-like isoform X2 gives MRELVAIKVVRSVKKYREAAMLEVDVLQLLGKYDRNGSRCVQIRNWFDYRNHICIVFEMLGPSLYDFLRKNNYRPFPVDLVRELGRQLLECVAFVHDLRLIHTDLKPENILFISPEYVKVPDYKVMFRSPREGTSYKRLPKSSAIKVIDFGSTAYEHQDHNYIVSTRHYRAPEVILGLGWSFPCDIWSVGCILVELCSGEALFQTHENLEHLAMMERVLGPIPQHMLKRADRPAEKYVRRGRLNWPEGAVSRESIKAVLKLPRLPNLVMQHVDHSAGDLLDLLQGLLRFDPISRLKAHEALRHPFFTGEHYPRF, from the exons ATGAGGGAGCTGGTTGCCATTAAAGTTGTGCGAAGTGTTAAAAAATATCGTGAAGCAGCAATGTTAGAAGTTGATGTACTTCAGTTGCTTGGGAAGTATGACAGGAATGGCAGTCG CTGTGTTCAAATTCGCAACTGGTTTGACTACCGGAACCATATTTGTATT GTATTTGAGATGCTTGGACCAAGCTTATATGATTTTCTCCGGAAGAACAATTATCGCCCATTTCCGGTTGATCTTGTACGTGAGCTAGGAAGACAATTGTTGGAATGTGTAGCAT TTGTGCATGATCTGCGCCTTATCCATACTGACTTGAAACCtgaaaatatactttttatttccCCGGAATATGTAAAAGTGCCTGATTACAAG GTCATGTTCCGGTCACCAAGAGAAGGAACCTCTTATAAGAGACTGCCAAAGTCAAGTGCTATTAAGGTTATTGATTTTGGTAGTACTGCCTATGAGCACCAAGATCACAACTATATTGTCTCTACAAGGCATTATAGGGCACCTGAGGTTATTCTTG GACTTGGTTGGAGTTTTCCTTGTGATATATGGAGTGTTGGCTGCATTTTGGTCGAGTTGTGCTCG GGAGAAGCCCTATTTCAGACGCATGAGAATTTAGAGCATCTAGCCATGATGGAGAGGGTTTTAGGCCCAATACCTCAGCACATGTTGAAAAGAGCAGA CCGCCCCGCCGAGAAGTATGTCAGAAGGGGTAGACTTAACTGGCCTGAAGGAGCAGTCTCTCGAGAAAGCATCAAGGCTGTCTTGAAACTACCCCGTCTTCCT AATCTCGTGATGCAGCATGTGGATCACTCGGCCGGAGATCTTCTTGATCTCTTGCAGGGTCTACTTCGGTTTGACCCCATCAGCAGGCTGAAGGCTCATGAAGCGCTCAGGCATCCCTTTTTTACTGGGGAACATTACCCAAGGTTTTAA